The Acipenser ruthenus chromosome 45, fAciRut3.2 maternal haplotype, whole genome shotgun sequence sequence cacaaacacaacgaACCCAATTACATGAGAGGATTCTGGAGATATCGAAAGCTCCGGGTACACAGCAACACTAACTAGATAGAATGAGTGTTCTGTAAAGTACAGTGTCTAGTATATGTTAAGTATTACTATAATTCACACACATTTCTTTTAGCTATTCAGCACTGTCTGTTACACACCGCATTTTAAACACGATAAATGCTGAgattttgtcttttattttattattcaaaccTAGCCTCCTATATACATCTCGGATTGCTTTTGACTACAATCGCTCACTTACTGTGCACTTATAACACCATGATGAGGACCCTGTGTGTGCCTGCGCTGGTATTCATAATGTAATAGATGCTGATACTGGAATGCATGATTCATATTTAGattcggttattattattattattattattattattattattattattattatcatttcacTTCTAGAAGATCACTtgcttatatttttgtattatcacTATCCAGGACAGCACACTGTTGAAATTGCTGTATTGAGAAGCTGACCCCAGTTGCTTGCAGTAATCAGCTGTTATAATAATCTTTACTGTCCTATCTGGATTGACCCTCCTGCCTTCTGAAGACTTTTTATCCTGACTGGGTGTCTTTTTCACTAATTATACCCCAGCTTCCTCTATTGCCCTATTCAAAGGACCTGTGTGCAGTTTTGATTAAGAGCGAGACTTAATGAGGTGTGGCAACTACAGTTCAGTGACCCCACCTGTGTGAAACTGCCGGTGACGTAGACAGCTCATTCTGCAAGCAATCAGCGTGATACTTTACAtgaagcgtctctaattactgtggattTATATAGAAGTTAAGTAGTATATGCAtgagtacttacacatcattacagcgTTACTATGCACAGTTTCAATGTACTCAACGTGTCAATGTTTTGCaccatatatgtaagtacacaattgtatcagaaaagggttagggttagggttagggttagggttagagttagggttagagttagggttagggttagagttagggtcgGGGTTGGGGTTAGAATTAGAGTTctatcatgcaaaaaatgtacacattaagtacattgtaactatgcataataacattgtaattatgtttaagtacacatgtgtttactaattAACTACTAATTCTCTACttgctgtaaatacacagtcattagagacacttgcTGTCATGCGGATATATAACAAGTGAAGGCAAGCACACATTTCAGAGGTTTTATTTGCGATTTCAAGTACATTTGTAATTAATCTTACGAAGcacaattatatattatatttatattcctGATTATATTTCTACTTTACAGTTCATATTAACATATTCAACAATATAATTCAACAATGCGTTTTTAAAATCTTATATTTtgctaaaacataacaaaaaaagcctatgcttattatattttagtgtaattCTTAACGGCTTTTTATTCTAAGTACAATATGTGTAGCATGTAATAGACATTTTCAACAAAGCAAAATCAAGCATgagtatttaaaattgtatattgtGCTAAAGGTTATTTGAAAACATCCTAGTATTTTCACCCTAGAATAATCGGATTTGTCATTCTCAATGGCTTCTTCTACtaagtaaaacatgcattgtaTACACTAGAATGTGGTGAAGCTTTGATTTGGAGTCTCACCCACCTGACAGGATGAAGAGGATCTATTTACAATGGAGAGGCAAGCGACTTTTACACACTAAAAACAACCTGAAGCCAATAAAGAGCAGAATCACACAGTTAAAAAATCCCTTCTAGAGCAACGAGCCTGACATGACATTTCAAActggtaatgatgtttgcaatcgcTCTGAGCTGGTCTGAGGGCTGATTCTTAAACAACGAGTTTCACTGAGATGTCTGTATTGCCTGACGGAGGTGCTTGTGTCTGGTTTGAAATGTCATTAGTAGCTACTTGCTCTCCAATGGAACGTGTTTTCTGTTGACTTCATGCAGTGGGGCTCAGTGCTACACAGCACCCTCCATTGCATGCAAACTGCACACAAGACAATGTATCCACATTAGACAGGTACAGCAAAGGCTGTATGAAGCTCTTGGGGATAAAAAAGCAATAGCATGCTGGCATGATATAACATAGAAATGTAGTCTCATTGAAATATGCTTTAAATGGGAATATGGCTACGATTGGGGAATAGGAAACTAGCACAAGCATTAAAATGGTAAAAACCATGTGGAAGGCTTTCTTCATCATGGGGTGGATCTCGTCTCTCCCTGGGGCAGACCTCCTCAGGACCCTCAGGATGGAGAGGTTACAGAAAATCATGACAATAAACAAGGCAGAGATGAAACCTGAGTGTACATATAAAATGTCTTTTTCTGTTATAGTTAAGTAGATGGAGAATGCCAAAGTAATGGCCCAAGCCACAGCAGAGCACACCACTCTATAGGTGAGCGATTTGAACCCCAGGTAGGTGACTGGATGCACCACGGCCACGTAACGCTCCACACAGATACAGCAAAGGAACAGAGGACAGCCGAACACATTACAATAATTGACAACATAGTCTACCACGTTAACAATGCTATTACCAGGACAgtaaaatttatatatatcaAGGGGTGCATTGAGGCAAAACAAAGCATCAATGACTGCCAGGTTCAGTACGAACACCTCAGAAGAGGAGATGGCAGTTTTTTTCCTCAGTAAAATCCACAGCACTGTCACATTGGCTGGCAATCCCAGAATGGCAGTTAGAACCTGTAGAGCCATCAAGAATGCAAACACAGCCGGATTGTCTCTGCATTCCCACTCATCACTGGTATAAAGATCCGTGGTGTTGCTGGGGACCATGGTAGAGTTTGTGTAGAAATAATCCATTGTGTATTGAATGCCTCAACAAGGAACTGGATTTCACTGGTCAAGAGTATCTGGTGAGAGAAAGATGAACGATGAACAGCATCCATGCAAGATCTTACTGCAGTACAGCACTGTTGAGAGGGCCATAGTGACCCAGGTCATTTTATTGGATTGGATTTTTTTtcatgttctgattttttcataTTGATGAATTGTACAGGGTTGCTTTTTATAAAGTAGTCCTGTGGTTACCAGTTAGTTTCTCCATGTACATTGTGAAATGCCATGCTGAGAGGAATAGTTCACTTACAAAGCAACATTCACTTTGATATCAAACAGCACAGCTTTGAAAGCATGCATTAGATATACCAGGAGACTTTTTCTGTTCACACTTGACAGTCCTTAAAAATCATTCTGGAAATAGAGATGAAGACCATCTCATTGTCAAAGCCGTCCTGTCGATGCAGGAAAATCACAACCAGCAACATTCAAGTAACATACGTTTGAGCTGGAGAGAAATTGTGAAGACATTGCTAAATACTTGCACAGCTGTAGAGATCCCTATGCCTGTAGAATCTTGATTTATTTCAAACAGTGCACTAAACAGTATATATGAGCCACACAGTCTCTCTTACCACAATGTTATGATGTTTCCAGCAGGGAGATGTTCTCTAATATCTTCCACAATGATGCATCAATGAGTTAACCTCTCTCTGCTGGTATTAGAAACAGATCATGAACACCAGGGACAGGAGTCTAACTAGTAGGGTAAGCCACGCCCACATATAGACATGGCCAATGAGCTGGGTTTCCATCTACTCCAAatgcactgtttaaaatatgtttttactgtactggCCACTGCAACAGGTGTGTGCCGCCCCTTCACTCTGAGCGTGGCAGTGAGAGATGGAGCATGGAGAGAGTATGATGGATAAGTCAGCTCTCGCTCTTCAATGGAAATAACATTGAGCTAATGAAATGATCTACAGTCCTGTGCAGTGTGCATGCAATGGATGTACTCAGTAAATGCTTTGATTCAAACAAGTAGGAAATCGCAAGTAGCCTTGGAAGAGACACAGCTGGGTTGCCAAAAGCCTTGCAGTTTGGTCAGGCAgcctttatatactgtaacacagcagggaaggggttaatatcctccctgcatcaAACATGCACGTATGCACTTTTAGatcaattgtttaattatttgttaattgttttattattaattatcacccgcacctggtaactattgtaaattaatgccaggtgcagggtatgaAAAGATAGCCATCAGTTTGCTagtgactgctgagtagaaggagacagaaggtgtgctctgtGTCCGAGCTGTCAAAAGAAAAGTAAGTGCTgggatttgtgtttgtttggcaggggaaacggcttagccgtcctgcgagctagtcaggacCCTGCCgtgtagtcagtgctccaacaaggagctacgtgtttatttttgtttgtgttttatttattaaaaatagcgcaaccgcacttaaaactccatttcctgtgtacTGGGTCTGCTTTCAAAGGGGCAAATGAACGACCGTGAGTGctggtttacaatatatatatatatatagtttcttagcagacgctcttatccagggcgacttacaattgttacaagatatcacattatttttacatacagttacattattttttacacattatttatatatacaattccccatttatacagttgggttttttactggagcaatgtaggtaaagtaccttgctcaagggtacagcagcagtgtcccccagtggggattgaacccacaaccctccggtcaagagtccagagccctaaccactactccacactgctgccacatatatatatatatatatatatatatatatatatatatatatatatatatatatatatatatatatatatatatatatatatatatatatatatatatatatatatatatatatatatatatatatatatatatatatatatatatatatatatggccctTCATCACAGAGGTCCAGAGTACCTCCTCACCCTGCTGACCCGctctgtccctgcctgcaagctcaGGTC is a genomic window containing:
- the LOC131720848 gene encoding proteinase-activated receptor 3-like, which translates into the protein MVPSNTTDLYTSDEWECRDNPAVFAFLMALQVLTAILGLPANVTVLWILLRKKTAISSSEVFVLNLAVIDALFCLNAPLDIYKFYCPGNSIVNVVDYVVNYCNVFGCPLFLCCICVERYVAVVHPVTYLGFKSLTYRVVCSAVAWAITLAFSIYLTITEKDILYVHSGFISALFIVMIFCNLSILRVLRRSAPGRDEIHPMMKKAFHMVFTILMLVLVSYSPIVAIFPFKAYFNETTFLCYIMPACYCFFIPKSFIQPLLYLSNVDTLSCVQFACNGGCCVALSPTA